Proteins encoded together in one Miscanthus floridulus cultivar M001 chromosome 16, ASM1932011v1, whole genome shotgun sequence window:
- the LOC136512805 gene encoding urease accessory protein G, with protein sequence MASHDHHHSHSHSHDHHHSHGDGGDHAAGGSWVGEDGRVWHSHDGLAPHSHEPIYSPGDFTKRAPPLTSRNFADRAFTVGIGGPVGTGKTALMLALCRFLRDKYSLAAVTNDIFTKEDGEFLIKHGALPEERIRAIETGGCPHAAIREDISINLGPLEELSNLYKADLLLCESGGDNLAANFSRELADYIIYIIDVSGGDKIPRKGGPGITQADLLVINKTDLAPAVGADLAVMERDALRMREGGPFVFAQVKHGVGVEEIVNQILQAWEIATGNKRR encoded by the exons ATGGCGTCTCACGATCACCAccactcccactcccactcccacgACCACCACCATTCCCACGG GGACGGCGGTGACCATGCAGCGGGGGGATCGTGGGTAGGGGAGGACGGCCGCGTGTGGCACTCCCACGACGGCCTAGCGCCCCACTCCCACGAGCCCATCTACTCCCCCGGCGACTTCACCAAGCGCGCGCCGCCGCTCACCTCGCGCAACTTCGCTGACCGCGCCTTCACCGTCGGCATTGGCGGCCCCGTCGGCACCGG GAAAACTGCCCTGATGTTAGCATTATGCAGATTCCTACGCGACAAGTATAGTCTTGCAGCT GTCACAAATGATATATTCacaaaagaagatggagaattcTTAATAAAACATGGAGCTCTGCCTGAAGAGCGCATACGTGCAATAGAAACTGGAGGTTGCCCTCATGCGGCTATTCGTGAAGATATCAGCATAAATCTTGGTCCTCTTGAGGAGCTATCGAACTTGTACAAAGCTGATTTGCTACTCTGTGAATCTGGGGGAG ATAACTTGGCAGCTAACTTCAGCAGAGAATTAGCAGACTACATAATCTACATTATTGATGTCTCTGGTGgggacaagataccaagaaaagGTGGCCCTGGTATAACACAGGCTGATCTTTTG GTAATAAACAAGACAGACCTAGCACCTGCTGTTGGAGCTGATCTGGCTGTAATGGAACGAGACGCCCTTCGCATGCGGGAAGGAGGGCCCTTTGTGTTTGCGCAG GTGAAACATGGAGTGGGCGTGGAGGAGATCGTGAATCAGATTTTGCAGGCGTGGGAAATTGCGACTGGTAATAAGCGCCGATAA